The DNA sequence CGTCTGGCTCCGCCCCGTCTCCTGGAGCACCCGAAAGAACTCCCCCTTGTAGCCGAAGATATCCACGGCGTCCACTTCCAACCCTCCCTCGCCTACCCGCTTCGCGGCCTGCTCGGCGGCGCAGTCGTCGGCGCAATGTCGTGGTCAGCGAGCCAGTCGCGCGCCGCGTCATGCAGGCGCTCGTCCCGGAAGGCGAACCACGCCTGGCGCTGAGCGGGGTGGTCTAACAGGACGTCCTTGAACCGGCGGAAGGCGCCACGACCATCCAGGGCGACCTCCAGCCGGTCGCCCAGGCGAGCGTCGCGGACGGACGCGGCGAAGTCCGCCATCCAGCCGTACTCGACCCGGGAGTCGAGCGGCTCGATGTGGACGACATGGCCTGCGGCGAGGCCCGCATCGATCTCCTCCTCCGAGGGCCAGTCGTCGTCACCCAAGCGGTCGATCGGGACCATGAGCACCTCACCGCCGCGCAGGTCAAGGTAGCAGGTCCACTCGCCGGCGTTCGAAGTCAGCGCCATCTCCAGGTCGTCCCAGTTCACAGGCACCCGTCTCGGCGCCGCGCCGGGCGCTGGATCGTCCCGGCCGAGCCAGATCGCGATGCGAGCCCGCGTGTCCGCGTCGAACTCATGGCCGTAGAAGCGCAGGAACAGCGCCCGCCGCAGGTCGGCCGGAGAGGCGCGCGGGTTCGCGGCGAGCACAGACGCCCGGACAAGCGCCTGGGCCGTGGCGCGCATCGAGCCCCCGATCCTCAGGCGCTCCTCGCCCGAGCGCGCGAGCAAGAGCTCCCGATATCTCCGAGCGACCTCCGGCCGGGTGTCGGTCACCGGGCCGCCTCGCGGTAGAGGTCCCCGAGCCCGAGCCGCTCGCTCCAGCGCCCGAGGTACTCCCGGTCGAGGTCGGGGATCGAGGTCAGGAGGTTGCGAACGTCGCTCAACTGGACCTCCGACCGGGTGTCCCTGGCCCAGTCGAGCTTCGAGATGATCAGGTCCTCCGGCGCGACGATGGCGAACTCGTGCCCCTCGACGGATGCCCGACGGCGCCGCCCGAACTCCTCGCGCCGGTACTCGCTGTCCTTGCGCACGATCAGGTCCACCTTGACCACGTGCGCGTGGTGGATCATGTTGAAGGTACCGCGCGTCGCGATCGCCTCGCGCACCGCGTTCCGGTCAACGTAGAAGTCCCCCTCGAACAGGGCGCAGACCCGCTCG is a window from the Candidatus Rokuibacteriota bacterium genome containing:
- a CDS encoding nucleotidyltransferase, coding for MTEELEVLTIVTGRLESAGIGYMVTGSIATNYYAVPRMTRDIDIVVELSARDAERVCALFEGDFYVDRNAVREAIATRGTFNMIHHAHVVKVDLIVRKDSEYRREEFGRRRRASVEGHEFAIVAPEDLIISKLDWARDTRSEVQLSDVRNLLTSIPDLDREYLGRWSERLGLGDLYREAAR